One part of the Nostoc sp. PCC 7120 = FACHB-418 genome encodes these proteins:
- the sbcC gene encoding exonuclease subunit SbcC — MIPVQLVLKNFLSYRDATLDFRGLHTACICGSNGAGKSSLLEAITWALWGESRAAAEDDVINSGEKEVRVDFTFQNNQQKYRIIRSRIRGASGVLEFQIETPSGFRAITGKGVRATQDLILEHIKLDYDTFINSAYLRQGRADEFMLKRPSERKEILAELLKLNQYDELEERAKDSSRQFKVRAEELERSLESIKTQLQQRENTKAQRAELEAEVNQLQQVQAFETIQLQSLQVIQHQRQNSEQQLNFIRQQYQNLTQDSERLQQEQSAITTQLAELEAILHREEEIHNGYSHYQSLQSQEEAFAVKFDEHTRATALRQQKQQQLTKQIHELERQLQQVQGQLEALKQQEQEIQHTLSKSGEIEAALAQLAAARRHLAHLDELQMQVSPLLQQRQRLQSHLDRVHAGLVARLEQLQATENQLQRASQRQPQLQQAVMEVAMQIDQMEKDRVYLQRVQEKGHERRNFIERLQAQQREYERLLGEMEQKLQMLRNPDAICPLCERPLDEHHWNRVVDKTKDEYKETEGQLWVFREQMAVSDREIQVLRQEYREISQKLNAYDTLREQRGQLAAQLQSTSDAEQQLQQLAAEKQHLERSLQAGDFALDQQAELRQLEQHLQQLNYNEQDHALARSEVERWRWAEIKQGQIKDATKRLATLAARKPELEAQITQIQTRIQQDQTDSEDAQQIAALEQQITDIGYSSEQHNNLRLAVRQSQAWQLRYQQLLSAQQQYPQLQGRLQDLEASKLARLQERQQLATQIDSLVEQLAQAANPMQQIQALEQQLATRRRQLDESITQLGRLEQLAHQLETLQTQYEEQQQQYQTCKQQYRVYQELAQAFGKNGIQALMIENVLPQLEAETNQLLSRLSANQLHVQFITQRAGKGSKSTKKNAKLIDTLDILIADARGTRAYETYSGGEAFRINFAIRLALAKLLAQRAGAALQLLIVDEGFGTQDAEGCDRLIAAINAIANDFACILTVTHMPHLKEAFQARIEVDKTQQGSRIRLLT; from the coding sequence ATGATTCCAGTACAACTTGTCCTGAAAAATTTTCTGAGTTACCGTGATGCAACTTTAGATTTTCGTGGTTTGCATACGGCTTGTATTTGTGGTTCCAATGGAGCGGGTAAATCATCTCTCCTCGAAGCCATCACATGGGCGCTATGGGGTGAAAGTCGGGCGGCGGCTGAAGATGATGTGATCAATTCTGGTGAAAAAGAAGTTAGGGTTGATTTCACTTTTCAAAATAATCAGCAAAAATATCGGATAATTCGTAGTAGAATCCGGGGTGCATCTGGGGTTTTGGAATTTCAAATCGAAACACCCTCTGGCTTCCGGGCTATTACTGGTAAAGGTGTCCGAGCCACCCAGGATTTGATTTTAGAACACATAAAGCTTGATTACGATACTTTTATTAACTCTGCTTATCTACGTCAAGGACGAGCAGATGAGTTTATGCTCAAACGTCCCAGCGAACGTAAGGAAATTTTGGCGGAGTTGTTGAAGCTCAATCAATATGATGAATTGGAAGAACGAGCCAAAGATTCATCGCGTCAATTTAAAGTGAGGGCGGAAGAATTAGAGCGTTCTTTGGAATCGATTAAAACTCAGTTACAACAACGGGAAAACACCAAAGCCCAAAGGGCAGAGTTAGAAGCAGAAGTTAACCAACTGCAACAGGTACAAGCTTTTGAGACGATTCAGTTGCAGAGTTTGCAGGTGATTCAACACCAGAGGCAAAATAGCGAACAGCAGTTAAATTTTATCAGGCAACAATACCAAAATTTGACACAAGATAGCGAGCGCCTCCAACAAGAACAGTCCGCCATCACAACTCAGTTAGCTGAGTTAGAAGCTATCTTGCATCGGGAAGAGGAGATTCACAACGGTTATAGCCACTACCAAAGTCTGCAATCCCAAGAAGAAGCATTTGCTGTCAAATTTGACGAACACACCCGCGCCACAGCCTTACGTCAACAAAAGCAACAACAGTTAACTAAACAAATTCACGAACTGGAAAGACAACTCCAACAAGTCCAAGGACAATTGGAAGCTTTAAAGCAGCAAGAACAAGAAATTCAGCACACCTTGAGTAAATCGGGGGAAATAGAAGCAGCTTTAGCCCAACTCGCCGCCGCCCGTCGCCATCTAGCGCACCTGGATGAACTGCAAATGCAGGTTTCCCCCTTGCTGCAACAGCGCCAACGTCTACAAAGTCATTTAGACAGGGTTCATGCGGGGTTAGTCGCCAGGCTCGAACAATTACAAGCCACAGAAAATCAACTACAACGAGCCTCCCAACGCCAACCCCAACTGCAACAAGCAGTGATGGAAGTGGCGATGCAAATTGATCAAATGGAGAAAGACAGGGTTTATTTGCAACGGGTACAAGAAAAAGGCCATGAAAGACGGAATTTTATTGAACGACTGCAAGCCCAACAACGGGAATATGAGAGATTATTGGGAGAAATGGAGCAGAAATTGCAAATGCTCCGCAACCCCGACGCTATCTGTCCTTTGTGCGAACGTCCTTTAGATGAGCATCATTGGAATCGGGTAGTAGATAAAACCAAAGATGAGTATAAGGAGACTGAGGGGCAATTGTGGGTGTTTCGTGAGCAAATGGCGGTATCTGATCGGGAAATTCAGGTATTAAGGCAGGAATATCGGGAAATATCCCAGAAATTAAATGCTTACGATACTTTACGGGAACAGCGAGGACAATTAGCCGCCCAACTGCAATCTACAAGCGATGCTGAACAACAATTACAACAATTGGCAGCCGAAAAACAACACTTAGAGCGATCGCTTCAAGCTGGTGATTTCGCCCTAGATCAACAAGCCGAATTGCGGCAATTGGAACAACATCTGCAACAATTAAATTACAATGAGCAAGACCATGCCCTGGCTCGTAGCGAAGTGGAAAGGTGGCGATGGGCAGAAATTAAGCAAGGACAGATCAAAGATGCTACCAAGCGCCTAGCGACACTCGCAGCCCGCAAACCAGAATTAGAAGCCCAAATTACGCAAATACAAACCAGAATCCAGCAAGATCAGACTGATTCGGAAGATGCTCAACAAATCGCAGCCCTTGAGCAGCAAATTACCGACATTGGTTATAGTTCTGAGCAGCATAACAACCTGCGTCTAGCAGTGCGTCAGTCCCAAGCTTGGCAGTTGCGTTACCAGCAGCTTTTATCAGCCCAGCAACAGTATCCCCAACTCCAGGGCAGATTGCAAGATTTGGAAGCCTCTAAACTTGCCAGATTGCAGGAAAGACAACAACTCGCCACCCAAATCGATAGTCTTGTGGAGCAGTTAGCCCAAGCTGCTAACCCAATGCAGCAAATCCAGGCTTTAGAACAACAGTTAGCCACGAGACGGCGACAACTAGACGAAAGCATCACCCAGTTAGGACGTTTAGAACAGTTAGCCCATCAATTAGAAACACTGCAAACTCAATATGAGGAGCAGCAGCAACAATACCAAACTTGCAAACAGCAATATCGGGTATATCAGGAATTAGCCCAAGCGTTTGGTAAAAATGGCATCCAAGCTTTGATGATTGAGAACGTGTTACCCCAACTGGAAGCTGAGACAAATCAACTGTTATCAAGGCTGAGTGCAAATCAACTGCACGTACAATTTATTACCCAAAGAGCAGGTAAGGGCAGTAAATCTACCAAGAAAAATGCCAAGCTCATAGATACCTTAGATATTCTCATTGCCGATGCCAGAGGTACAAGAGCTTATGAAACCTACTCCGGTGGGGAAGCCTTTAGAATTAACTTTGCGATTCGTTTAGCCTTAGCGAAACTATTAGCCCAAAGAGCCGGAGCCGCATTGCAACTATTGATTGTAGACGAAGGTTTCGGTACACAAGATGCTGAAGGATGCGATCGCCTAATTGCCGCCATTAATGCGATCGCCAACGATTTCGCCTGCATCCTCACTGTTACCCATATGCCCCACCTTAAGGAAGCCTTTCAAGCCAGAATTGAGGTAGATAAAACGCAACAGGGGTCAAGGATTCGGTTGTTAACTTAA
- a CDS encoding CBS domain-containing protein, translating into MDLILCHTTADFDTLGAAVGLTCLLPGSKIVLTGGAHPPVRDFLALHRDEYPLIERRSVNADKIRSLTIVDAQQRDRLGKPAEWLDLPQVKKITVYDHHTGQTSDIPATQFHVASVGATTTLIAEELQRQQIALNPAQATVMALGIHVDTGSLTYDQSTPRDALALAWLMAQGASLSVITNYRDPGLSPQLQRLLTEALEKLEYLCLRGYTIAWVTLTTDGYVPGLSSLASQLIELTEIDALLLANEHPSNKDDSRFTVIGRSQIPGLHLDQLFQPLGGGGHSQAASLNLRGVDSQDILQQLLQGIKAAIPHPPTARDLMSSPVRTIRPETTIAEAQRILLRYGHSGLSVVNPQGQLVGIISRRDLDIALHHGFSHAPVKGYMTTDLKTITPETTLPQIESLMVTYDIGRLPVLANEQLVGIVTRTDVLRELHQNIAVGGSGALSQFRDMGAELKTSLSHELRSRLTPQLWQLLTTASQAAEERGWHLYLVGGAVRDLLLAEAAAGTLMITDIDLVVDGFHKSADVGAGVELAKALQEIYPAARLEIHGAFQTAALLWHKDPDLDSLWVDIATARTEFYPYPAANPEVEASSIRQDLYRRDFTINALALRLTSPRAGDLLDFFGGLLDLKAKQIRVLHANSFIEDPTRIYRGVRFAVRFGFAIEPRTEEYIRYAINSGVYDRTAQNNTKTPALQTRLKTELKHILEAPYWRSALQLLDDLGALQCIHPTLSLDSELTKQLLLLERCLRRFDPQQNLIPWQMRLEAIIAHLAPKYRGKVAKNLQLQEDSIQHLQNLAVAQTEIIQSLSEYQRPSQVVQLLRKYNLEILILIALQSQRPIRRQIWQYLTVWANVQPILNGNDLKKLGYKPGPQYRQMLDDLLAKTLDGNITNQVEAQEFLAQQYYK; encoded by the coding sequence ATGGATTTAATTCTTTGCCACACAACAGCCGATTTTGATACATTGGGCGCAGCCGTAGGACTAACTTGCCTATTACCCGGAAGCAAGATTGTGTTGACTGGGGGCGCGCATCCACCTGTGCGAGATTTTTTGGCGCTACATCGGGATGAGTATCCTTTAATTGAAAGACGCTCGGTAAATGCGGACAAAATTCGATCGCTCACTATAGTAGATGCCCAACAACGCGATCGCCTGGGTAAGCCGGCTGAGTGGTTAGATTTACCTCAAGTTAAGAAAATTACGGTTTACGACCATCACACAGGACAAACATCAGATATCCCTGCAACTCAGTTTCATGTCGCCTCGGTGGGTGCAACTACAACCCTGATTGCGGAGGAATTACAACGGCAGCAAATCGCTCTCAATCCTGCCCAAGCAACGGTGATGGCTTTGGGTATTCATGTAGATACGGGTTCCCTTACCTACGACCAATCAACTCCCAGGGATGCCTTAGCTTTAGCTTGGTTGATGGCGCAGGGTGCTAGTTTATCTGTAATTACTAATTACCGTGACCCTGGTTTATCTCCCCAATTGCAGCGACTATTAACGGAAGCGTTGGAAAAATTAGAATATCTTTGCTTACGTGGTTATACTATCGCTTGGGTGACTTTAACAACAGATGGTTATGTCCCTGGGTTATCAAGTCTAGCGTCGCAGCTCATAGAGTTAACAGAAATTGATGCTTTGCTGTTGGCAAATGAACACCCATCAAATAAAGATGATTCCCGTTTCACAGTAATTGGGCGATCGCAAATTCCCGGTCTGCATCTAGACCAATTATTTCAACCCTTGGGCGGTGGTGGTCATTCCCAAGCAGCATCACTCAATTTACGTGGCGTTGATAGCCAAGATATCCTTCAACAACTCCTCCAAGGTATCAAGGCGGCTATTCCTCATCCCCCCACAGCTAGGGATTTGATGTCTTCCCCAGTCCGCACAATTCGCCCAGAAACTACAATTGCCGAAGCACAGCGCATTTTATTACGCTACGGACATTCTGGTTTATCTGTGGTTAATCCCCAAGGGCAATTGGTGGGGATTATTTCTCGCCGTGATTTGGATATCGCCCTACATCACGGATTTAGTCATGCGCCAGTCAAAGGTTACATGACCACTGATTTAAAAACCATCACCCCAGAGACGACGTTGCCACAAATTGAGTCGCTGATGGTGACCTATGATATCGGTCGCTTGCCAGTATTGGCAAATGAGCAGTTAGTGGGTATCGTCACTCGTACCGATGTTTTACGGGAACTGCATCAAAATATTGCTGTCGGTGGTAGCGGGGCTTTAAGCCAGTTCCGAGATATGGGTGCTGAGTTGAAAACTTCCCTCAGTCATGAATTGCGATCGCGTCTTACTCCCCAACTCTGGCAATTACTCACCACTGCTTCCCAAGCCGCCGAGGAAAGGGGTTGGCATTTGTATTTAGTTGGTGGTGCGGTGCGAGATTTGCTGTTGGCAGAAGCAGCCGCCGGCACGCTCATGATTACAGATATAGATTTGGTAGTTGATGGCTTCCACAAATCAGCCGATGTGGGTGCAGGTGTGGAACTAGCAAAGGCACTGCAAGAAATTTATCCAGCTGCCCGTTTAGAAATCCACGGTGCTTTTCAAACGGCTGCTTTGTTGTGGCACAAAGACCCAGACTTAGATTCTTTGTGGGTAGATATTGCCACCGCCAGGACGGAATTTTATCCTTACCCCGCCGCGAATCCTGAAGTTGAAGCCAGTTCCATTCGCCAAGACTTATATCGCCGTGACTTCACCATCAACGCCCTCGCCCTGCGCCTTACCTCTCCCCGTGCTGGCGATTTACTCGATTTCTTTGGCGGTTTATTAGATTTAAAAGCCAAGCAAATCCGCGTCCTGCACGCCAATAGCTTTATCGAAGATCCCACCCGGATTTATCGCGGTGTGCGCTTTGCTGTGCGTTTTGGATTTGCCATTGAACCACGCACCGAAGAATATATCCGCTATGCCATCAACAGTGGTGTTTACGATCGCACTGCCCAAAACAATACCAAAACCCCAGCCCTGCAAACTCGACTCAAAACTGAACTCAAGCACATATTAGAAGCACCTTACTGGCGATCTGCTTTGCAATTACTCGATGACTTAGGGGCATTACAGTGCATCCATCCTACCCTGAGTTTAGATAGTGAACTCACAAAACAACTACTTTTACTAGAACGTTGTTTGCGGCGATTTGACCCCCAACAAAACCTAATTCCTTGGCAAATGCGCTTAGAAGCCATTATTGCCCACCTCGCACCAAAGTATCGAGGTAAAGTTGCCAAAAATCTGCAATTACAAGAAGATAGCATTCAGCACTTGCAAAACCTCGCTGTTGCTCAGACTGAGATTATACAATCTTTATCTGAATATCAACGCCCCAGCCAAGTAGTTCAACTACTACGCAAGTACAATTTAGAAATACTAATTTTGATTGCTTTACAAAGCCAGCGCCCCATCAGGCGGCAAATCTGGCAATACTTAACAGTCTGGGCTAACGTTCAACCAATTTTAAATGGTAATGACCTCAAGAAGTTAGGATATAAACCAGGGCCGCAGTATCGACAAATGCTAGATGATTTACTAGCTAAAACTTTAGATGGAAACATTACAAATCAAGTCGAAGCCCAAGAGTTTTTAGCCCAGCAGTATTATAAATAA
- a CDS encoding rhodanese-like domain-containing protein, which translates to MSVDQMAHYQRKLAYEMDSWDLYIALNEGQAITIVDGRSEAAFADEHIPGALNLPHKEICFNSTQMLDKSKLYVCYCDGIGCNASTKTALNLLTLGFDVRELIGGLDWWKRDGYATDGKKAQLGTKINCGC; encoded by the coding sequence ATGAGCGTAGATCAAATGGCGCACTATCAACGTAAACTTGCGTATGAGATGGACTCATGGGATCTTTACATTGCGCTAAACGAAGGGCAGGCAATAACCATCGTTGATGGTCGTTCAGAGGCTGCCTTCGCGGATGAACATATTCCGGGAGCGCTGAACCTTCCACACAAAGAAATCTGTTTCAATTCGACCCAGATGCTGGATAAATCAAAGCTTTACGTTTGCTATTGCGACGGCATTGGCTGCAACGCCTCGACTAAAACAGCACTCAATTTACTGACCTTGGGCTTTGACGTACGCGAACTGATTGGTGGCCTTGATTGGTGGAAACGTGATGGTTACGCCACTGATGGCAAGAAAGCGCAGCTCGGTACCAAAATAAATTGTGGCTGCTAA
- the psbZ gene encoding photosystem II reaction center protein PsbZ — protein sequence MTIIFQFALVALVLVSFVLVVGVPVAYATPQNWVESKKLLWLGSGVWIALVLLVGLLNFFVV from the coding sequence ATGACCATAATATTCCAATTTGCTTTGGTAGCGCTTGTGTTGGTGTCTTTTGTCCTAGTTGTGGGCGTGCCTGTTGCTTATGCCACTCCACAAAACTGGGTGGAATCTAAAAAGCTCCTTTGGCTTGGTTCCGGTGTTTGGATTGCTTTGGTGCTTTTAGTCGGATTGTTAAACTTTTTTGTGGTCTAG
- the ribH gene encoding 6,7-dimethyl-8-ribityllumazine synthase gives MAVFEGTFTQTEPLRLAVVIGRFNDLVTTKLLAGCQDCLKRHGVDPDPHGNQVDYVWVPGSFEVPLVARQLALTHRYDAIICLGAVIRGQTPHFDYVSAEVSKGIAAASFQTGVPVIFGILTVDTMQQALERAGIKANHGWDYAMNALEMASLMRQLRSNVTDSYSQTQSLPAAFPNASIGKLTAESEEV, from the coding sequence ATGGCAGTTTTCGAGGGAACTTTTACTCAAACAGAACCTTTGCGTTTAGCGGTAGTGATTGGTCGGTTCAATGACCTTGTAACCACAAAGCTACTAGCAGGATGTCAAGATTGCTTAAAACGCCACGGTGTAGATCCCGATCCCCACGGGAATCAAGTAGACTATGTTTGGGTTCCTGGAAGTTTTGAAGTACCTCTTGTTGCTCGTCAACTAGCTCTTACCCATCGTTATGATGCAATCATCTGTCTTGGTGCTGTGATTCGTGGACAAACACCCCATTTTGATTATGTCTCCGCCGAAGTATCCAAAGGCATTGCTGCTGCTAGTTTCCAGACAGGCGTACCTGTAATTTTTGGGATTTTGACAGTAGATACCATGCAGCAAGCTTTAGAAAGAGCAGGTATCAAAGCTAATCATGGTTGGGACTATGCCATGAATGCTCTAGAAATGGCTAGCCTTATGCGCCAATTGCGTTCTAACGTTACAGATTCTTACTCCCAAACCCAATCCTTACCAGCCGCCTTTCCCAATGCCAGCATTGGTAAATTGACCGCAGAGTCTGAAGAAGTGTAA
- a CDS encoding glutamate-5-semialdehyde dehydrogenase produces MTVAALDDCPEPMKSAKRAFQASLKLGTTKGIDRSRAVLAMAQALENAFDDILEANTLDLEASREMAVPELILDWLKLTPTRLEITVEILQRLGEISDPLRRVRNADYQPEDSQSYSQLMPLGVIGFIYEAFPDLGAIAAGLCIKTGNSIILKGSTEASHSNAAIVEALQHAIVEVGLPSGCIELVTTEHGGSLRDLITQDQYINLVIPYGRSSLVQQVMRQATCPVLKSAMGNCYLYWSLNSSLDMVRWMILDSHESEPDPVNAIEKVLIHRQAMPSSLAVLWNSLKEKGFEIKGDGELVEAFPQLQLAKDNEWGNAYLTKTVAFKLVDSLDGAIAWINQYSSGHADSIATESYQESRQFALGVNSAATYINTSPRFSRNPSRGDSVFLGMSNQKGHRRGFISLETLTTLKHIIQGNGRF; encoded by the coding sequence ATGACCGTTGCAGCTTTAGATGATTGTCCCGAACCCATGAAAAGCGCCAAACGCGCTTTTCAAGCTTCCCTGAAGTTAGGTACTACCAAGGGAATAGATCGTAGTCGCGCTGTTTTGGCAATGGCACAGGCGCTAGAAAACGCATTTGACGACATTTTAGAAGCCAATACCTTGGATCTAGAAGCTAGTCGAGAAATGGCAGTGCCAGAACTGATTTTGGACTGGCTGAAATTAACTCCCACCAGGTTAGAGATTACAGTAGAAATTCTGCAAAGGTTGGGAGAAATATCAGACCCATTACGCCGGGTAAGAAACGCCGACTATCAGCCAGAAGATTCTCAGAGTTATTCTCAGTTAATGCCTTTGGGAGTAATTGGATTTATTTATGAAGCGTTTCCCGATTTAGGAGCGATCGCCGCAGGTTTGTGTATTAAAACCGGTAATAGTATTATCCTGAAGGGTAGTACAGAAGCTAGTCATTCTAATGCGGCGATCGTAGAAGCATTACAACACGCGATCGTCGAAGTTGGACTACCATCAGGCTGTATAGAACTTGTCACTACAGAACATGGCGGTTCCCTGCGGGATTTAATCACCCAAGACCAATATATCAACTTGGTAATTCCCTACGGACGTTCCAGTTTAGTACAGCAGGTAATGCGCCAAGCGACTTGCCCGGTGTTAAAGTCAGCAATGGGTAACTGTTACCTCTACTGGTCGTTAAATAGCAGCTTAGACATGGTACGTTGGATGATTCTCGATAGCCATGAAAGCGAACCAGATCCCGTCAACGCTATTGAGAAAGTCTTAATTCATCGTCAAGCCATGCCTTCATCTTTAGCTGTTTTGTGGAATAGCCTCAAAGAGAAAGGGTTTGAAATTAAAGGCGACGGGGAACTAGTAGAAGCCTTTCCCCAGTTGCAGCTAGCAAAAGATAACGAATGGGGCAACGCTTATTTAACTAAGACAGTGGCATTTAAACTGGTAGATAGTTTGGATGGAGCGATCGCCTGGATAAATCAATACAGTAGCGGTCATGCTGACTCCATCGCCACTGAGTCCTATCAAGAAAGTCGCCAATTTGCCTTAGGAGTTAACAGCGCTGCCACCTATATCAACACATCCCCACGCTTCTCTCGTAACCCTTCACGGGGTGATTCTGTGTTTTTAGGTATGTCCAATCAAAAAGGTCATCGCCGGGGGTTTATCAGCCTAGAAACTTTGACTACCCTCAAACACATTATTCAGGGGAATGGGAGATTTTAA
- a CDS encoding GIY-YIG nuclease family protein, whose product MTTEINIPNLVNLEYIPYIDENGQLPENYQEKIGVYAIFDQEKTLQFVGYSRDVYLSLRQHLVRQLQHCYWVKVQTIERPSRTVLENIEKAWIAENGTTPVGNGEQKEIWTQPVDVKKFMTDEEQTNYHKPTNDELTQMKIIKNVARRVETEILASLELRGLKTQLRFNPKLKEDGLLDLK is encoded by the coding sequence ATGACAACCGAAATTAATATTCCTAATTTAGTCAATCTCGAATATATTCCCTATATTGATGAAAATGGGCAATTACCAGAAAATTATCAAGAAAAAATAGGGGTGTATGCAATCTTTGACCAGGAAAAAACATTACAGTTTGTCGGATATTCTCGTGATGTTTATTTAAGTTTGAGACAGCATTTAGTCCGTCAGCTACAACATTGCTACTGGGTGAAAGTTCAAACAATTGAACGTCCCAGTCGGACTGTTTTAGAAAATATTGAAAAGGCTTGGATAGCCGAAAACGGAACTACACCTGTGGGGAATGGAGAACAGAAAGAAATATGGACGCAGCCTGTAGATGTGAAAAAATTCATGACAGACGAAGAACAGACGAATTATCACAAACCCACTAATGATGAACTCACACAAATGAAAATTATTAAAAATGTAGCTCGACGAGTAGAGACGGAAATTTTAGCATCTTTAGAATTACGTGGGTTAAAAACTCAATTGCGTTTTAATCCTAAGTTAAAAGAAGACGGTTTACTAGATTTGAAATGA
- a CDS encoding protein kinase domain-containing protein yields the protein MTIQLLNDRYQVIRTLGAGGFGETYLAEDTYMPSKRRCVVKQLRPIQNNPQIYQLVQERFQREAAILEELGGATEQIPALYAYFSADGQFYLVQEWVEGDTLTGRLQQQGLFTESAIQELLVNLLPVLEYVHSKHIVHRDIKPDNIILRHRDGKPVLIDFGAVRESMGTVVNSQGNPTSSIVIGTPGYMPSEQAAGRPVYSSDLYSLGLTAIYLLTGRQPQTLEIDSQTGEIMWRQYASQMNPILASVLDKAIAYHPRDRYATARAMLDNLQSISSPIPPTQPYFAPPPVVSAPPQPTVPVAPQANVTGNNQKGILFGSLIAGGLIGASVIIGLAFTRTPQPVAENNNTSPVNSITETPVIKATPEVTQPPVTAQPIVPSPQQQVNSSPFPSITSVPIDVNINNNNYLWLSQQAVTDADLDDKDGYTLDIMRNTVFARHGRRFDNPGLQDYFNNQPWYNPIYSPKEFPIKLLTRLEQRNVDYIAAYQKRYNLRHFK from the coding sequence ATGACCATACAGCTGTTGAACGATCGCTATCAAGTTATCCGCACATTGGGTGCTGGGGGGTTTGGTGAAACCTATCTAGCTGAAGACACCTATATGCCTTCTAAGCGGCGGTGTGTGGTCAAACAATTACGACCGATTCAAAACAATCCTCAGATTTACCAGCTAGTACAGGAAAGATTCCAAAGGGAAGCAGCAATTTTAGAAGAACTAGGTGGTGCAACCGAACAAATTCCGGCACTATATGCTTATTTTTCCGCCGATGGGCAATTTTATTTAGTGCAGGAATGGGTTGAAGGGGATACACTTACAGGCAGACTACAACAACAAGGGTTATTTACGGAAAGTGCGATTCAAGAACTTTTGGTAAATTTGTTACCTGTGTTGGAATATGTCCACTCTAAACACATTGTCCACCGTGATATTAAACCAGATAACATTATTCTGCGTCATCGTGACGGTAAACCTGTACTCATTGATTTTGGTGCAGTGCGGGAATCAATGGGAACAGTCGTCAATTCCCAAGGTAATCCTACCAGTTCCATTGTCATTGGTACACCCGGATATATGCCCAGTGAACAAGCAGCCGGAAGACCAGTTTATTCCAGCGATTTGTATAGTTTAGGTCTCACAGCCATTTATTTATTAACTGGAAGACAGCCACAAACGTTAGAGATAGACTCCCAGACTGGGGAAATTATGTGGCGACAGTACGCCAGTCAGATGAATCCGATTTTAGCTAGTGTACTTGATAAAGCGATCGCCTACCATCCACGCGATCGTTATGCCACTGCTAGAGCCATGTTAGATAATTTACAAAGTATCAGCAGTCCCATTCCCCCTACACAACCGTATTTTGCACCACCTCCAGTAGTATCTGCGCCACCACAGCCGACCGTTCCCGTAGCGCCCCAAGCAAACGTTACAGGTAATAATCAAAAAGGTATCCTCTTTGGTAGTTTGATTGCAGGCGGCTTAATCGGTGCATCAGTAATTATCGGACTAGCATTTACCAGGACACCGCAACCTGTAGCCGAAAACAACAACACATCTCCAGTCAATTCAATAACAGAAACACCAGTAATTAAAGCAACTCCTGAGGTTACCCAACCACCAGTTACTGCACAACCTATTGTCCCATCCCCTCAACAACAGGTTAACTCTTCACCCTTTCCTTCCATCACATCTGTGCCAATAGATGTAAACATCAATAACAATAATTATTTGTGGCTTTCCCAACAGGCTGTGACCGATGCAGATTTAGATGATAAAGATGGTTACACTCTAGATATTATGCGTAATACGGTGTTTGCTCGTCATGGTCGCCGTTTTGATAATCCAGGTTTACAAGATTACTTTAATAATCAACCTTGGTATAACCCCATATATTCACCTAAAGAATTTCCTATAAAATTGCTGACAAGACTAGAGCAACGAAATGTGGATTATATTGCCGCATACCAAAAACGTTATAATTTGAGACATTTTAAGTAA
- a CDS encoding DUF7219 family protein, with protein MNTKSDFLSELCDFLYPRNPYNGELKEEYVAFNAHLQDFSQRVTYICSLQTGGKIAPEEAYKQIHQLWKQLKQIKKSLEAAN; from the coding sequence ATGAATACTAAATCTGATTTCCTGTCTGAATTATGCGATTTTCTCTATCCTCGTAATCCATATAATGGAGAACTCAAGGAGGAGTATGTAGCTTTCAATGCACATCTTCAAGATTTTTCTCAACGTGTCACCTATATTTGTAGTCTCCAAACAGGTGGAAAAATTGCTCCAGAAGAAGCCTATAAACAAATTCACCAACTTTGGAAGCAATTAAAACAAATTAAAAAATCTCTAGAAGCTGCTAATTAA